The Onthophagus taurus isolate NC chromosome 2, IU_Otau_3.0, whole genome shotgun sequence genome includes a window with the following:
- the LOC111413378 gene encoding chaoptin-like isoform X2 yields MKCFIGRMQFGKITWLWVLHIIYQINLCNTMSTSGCSFNSMCLCSSDQHDLNGRFITDVSCISIPLYKFPNLPEGNIKQLEIMGSRIPALESESLAGCQVQSLSLPNNHLQHVADRTFSSTSKSLKSLDLSYNELDVVPFQAFRELKNLQWINLHGNQIQEINGDWSHLKNTTINLFLGENDIKEIPSEKLHQFKSLIWLNLDGNRISKIKIHSLPHTLQTLSLSNNLIEEFPQDTISSLIQLQWLYLRGNHIKTIPETSSIKKLWLEKIDLRENLLTKIPKKPFNNTIFVRDLNLSFNTIKTLINESFYGLNCGRIIISYNEIEKIEKYAFKGVENTLEFLDFDHNNLIDFPEEALKRLNALKYLYVSSNFLKEIKKDALKGFCSNVKALSFSGNQFEIIPSNALKDCVKITHFNMAYNRIEVLKQNDFINWGENIKNLILTNNQIHVLKKDVFIGLKDLKELSLSFNPIKYIDENAFNGLKNLENLELSFSLESIKIFGGMFKPIFNLKFLSIDNNNLENLDENLFDFLPNLRYINCEFNRLKLIHPNLFKKGLHTKLKEIRFSNNEIEIVFNKTFEDLPNLEKIILSFNKIKEIQNEAFSDLTNLKSVILMNNLIYKIDLKSFNNLPNLELLNLFFNHLNDFSFNFVSSNQSQLINLNLSLNKISICNSNSRLIETLDLNQNNLKEIPKCLLKNIYLKKLLLNSNLISILNQNDFLSLTLLEILSLKENVIKHLHRYSFFGLNNLQILDLSKNFISTIHLNQFLFTPKLRVLNLSSNNLSYLPRDVFIKTLLEKLDLSQNFFSVIPNLIEIAPTLRDFSINSNEIEHISSTTFSDLIHLNSLDLSDNKFNILPDNVFTGLGLLQKLVLELTSIRANFKELFHYAQNLKELILSKSNVIITPTLPLPNLIYLNLSFNLINHLGTNTFRDLFKLLNLDLSNNLITHIQLKIWSHLPQLKKLNLSNNPIKQINSDSFHQLKNLQSLDIQGLNKLEKFDGKSIEKLEILHTLSIETSLKIDNFKKQLCKILSKLRSLRILKLKIRENVLNDQLRCISNTKIRELEISGENLKMIHQRAFEKFTRNNELVLKISNTSVEDLPPGLFSNMYKIPYLSIDLRGNMLTFLNTDIFYGNSTTWKNVGTTLVSGGLQISYNPFKCGCHLAWLSYWLRRWMRESLLSHNAPMENALIMNEALMETTCMDENSGKEIPIVQILPEDSSCHASALSVATKNFKKVSVISIILYLTILIVINNFCITIL; encoded by the exons TTCCACGTCGAAAAGTCTCAAGTCTTTGGATCTCAGCTATAACGAGTTAGACGTCGTTCCGTTTCAAGCTTTTAGAGAACTTAAAAACTTGCAGTGGATAAACTTACACgg aaatcaaatacaagaaataaacGGAGATTGGtctcatttaaaaaacacaactattaatttatttttgggtgAAAAcgatattaaagaaattccAAGCGAAAAACTACATCAATTCAAATCATTAATATGGCTAAATTTAGATGGAAATCGAATTTCaaagattaaaattcattctttACCGCATACTTTACAAACGTTGAGTTTATCGAATAATTTAATCGAAGAATTTCCGCAAGATAcaatttcatctttaattCAACTGCAATGGTTATATTTACGTGGAAATCATATAAAAACAATTCCAGAAACGTCATCAATTAAAAAGCTATGGTTGGAGAAAATCGATTTACgggaaaatttattaacaaaaataccaaaaaagCCTTTTAACAACACCATTTTCGTGcgagatttaaatttatcgtttaatacaattaaaacgTTAATAAACGAAAGTTTCTATGGATTAAATTGTGGACGTATTATTATATCTTacaatgaaattgaaaaaattgaaaagtatGCTTTTAAAGGGGTTGAAAACACGTTAgagtttttagattttgatcacaataatttaattgattttcctGAAGAAGCTTTAAAACGATTAAACGCGTTGAAGTATTTATACGTTTcttccaattttttaaaagaaattaaaaaagatgcgCTAAAAGGGTTTTGTAGTAATGTAAAGGCGTTAAGTTTTAGTGGAAATCAATTCGAAATAATTCCAAGTAACGCCCTTAAAGATTGTGttaaaataacacattttaaTATGGCTTATAATAGAATTGAAGTGTTAAaacaaaacgattttattaattggggcgaaaatattaaaaatttaattttaacaaataatcaaattcacgttttaaaaaaagatgtttttattGGATTAAAAGATCTTAAAGAACTTAGTCTTAGTTTTAACCCAATAAAGTATATCGATGAGAACGCATTTAATGGgttaaaaaatttggaaaatttagAACTTTCGTTTTCTTTGGAGTCGATAAAGATTTTTGGGGGTATGtttaaaccaatttttaatttaaaatttttatcgattgataataataatttagaaaatttagatgaaaatttattcgattttttgccAAATTTAAGGTATATTAATTGCGAATTTAATCGATTGAAACTAATTCAccccaatttatttaaaaagggTCTTCATaccaaattaaaagaaatacgCTTCTCTAAcaatgaaattgaaattgtatttaaCAAAACTTTCGAGGATCTCccaaatttagaaaaaatcattttgagttttaacaaaatcaaGGAAATTCAAAACGAGGCGTTTTCCGatttaactaatttaaaaagtgtcattttaatgaataatttaatttataaaattgatttaaaatcgtttaataaCCTCCCCAATTTggagttattaaatttattttttaatcatttaaacgattttagttttaattttgtatcgTCAAATCAATCccagttaattaatttaaatttgagtttaaataaaatttcaatttgtaacTCAAATTCTAGATTAATCGAAACTTTAGATTTaaaccaaaataatttaaaagaaatcccgaaatgtttattaaaaaatatttatttaaaaaaattattgttaaattctaatttaatctcaattttaaaccaaaacgattttctttcattaactttattagaaattttgtctttaaaagaaaacgtGATAAAACATCTTCATCGTTAtagtttttttggtttaaataatttgcaaaTTCTTGATTtgtctaaaaattttatatcaacaattcatttaaaccaatttttatttaccccGAAATTAagggttttaaatttaagctcgAATAATCTTAGTTACCTCCCAAGggatgtttttattaaaactttgttagaaaaattagatttgagccaaaatttcttttccgTCATCCCTAATTTGATTGAAATAGCCCCAACCTTAAgagatttttcaataaattcaaaCGAAATCGAACACATTTCAAGCACAACATTTTCAGATcttattcatttaaattctttaGATTTAAgcgataataaatttaatattctccCCGATAACGTTTTTACAGGATTaggtttattacaaaaattagtCTTAGAATTAACCTCAATTCGTGCTAACTTCAAAGAGTTATTTCATTACGcccaaaatttaaaagaattaattttatccaaATCAAACGTAATAATCACCCCAACCTTACCTTTACCAAAtctaatttatctaaatttatcttttaacttaattaatcattTGGGAACAAACACTTTTCgggatttatttaaattattaaatttagatttaagcaataacttaataactcatattcaattaaaaatttggtcCCACTTaccacaattaaaaaaattaaatttatcaaataacCCCATTAAACAAATCAATTCGGATTCATttcatcaattaaaaaatctccAATCACTTGACATACAAGGGTTAAATAAATTGGAGAAATTTGATGGaaaatcaattgaaaaattagaaatattacACACTTTATCGATTGAAACTTCGTTAAAAATCGACAACTTCAAAAAGCAACTTTGTAAAATATTAAGCAAATTAAGGTCTTTgcgtattttgaaattaaaaattcgagaaaatgttttaaatgatcAGTTACGTTGTATTTCTAACACGAAAATACGTGAATTAGAAATATCGggggaaaatttaaaaatgattcatCAACGtgcttttgaaaaattcacccgAAATAACGaattggttttaaaaatttctaatacaAGTGTTGAAGATCTTCCCCCTGGGTTGTTTTCGAATATGTATAAGATTCCGTATCTTAGTATAGATCTTCGAGGGAATATGTTGACGTTTTTAAATACGGATATATTTTATGGAAATTCGACAACGTGGAAAAATGTTGGAACAACTTTAGTATCAG GTGGATTACAAATATCATATAACCCATTTAAATGTGGTTGTCATTTGGCTTGGTTAAGTTATTGGTTACGAAGATGGATGAGAGAAAGTTTATTATCTCATAATGCACCAATGGAAAATGCCCTAATAATGAACGAAGCTTTAATGGAAACTACTTGTATGGATGAGAATAGTGGAAAAGAAATTCCAATCGTCCAAATATTACCAGAGGACAGCAGTTGTCATGCAAGTGCTTTGAGTGTTgctacaaaaaattttaaaaaagtatctGTGATctctataattttatatttaacaattCTCATTGTaattaacaacttttgtatcactattttgtaa
- the LOC111413377 gene encoding beta-1,4-galactosyltransferase 1 isoform X1, translating into MIRISSLNLNIWKIVLCFSALWFYSPGRHPRHYNYVQNKDVLSELVLPNHENNGHNLNLSVFDRLIINNKVVSSKEIFELKNFQNVDIGGEFRPKKCSSLSKTALIVPYRNRPQQLKIFLNYMHYFMQEQCITYRIFIVDQLDSKPFNRAKLLNIGAVEAMKLNFSCLILHDVDLLPISTGNLYTCTRKPRHMSSSLDVFRYHLTYPDLFGGVVGILTDQFKKINGMSNLFDGWGGEDDDFHARLIKFDLVPYRFSPILSRYIMLKHPKAEPSKERFNMLKDSVDRQPIDGLNSLISNYVIEQKQLYTHIQVNDD; encoded by the exons ATGATACGTATTtctagtttaaatttaaacatttggaaaattgttttgtGTTTTTCCGCTTTGTGGTTTTATAGCCCCGGGCGGCACCCTAGGCACTACAATTACGTTCAAAACAAGGACGTTCTCTCGGAATTAGTCCTTCCAAATCACGAAAACAATggacataacctcaatcttTCCGTTTTTGAcagattaattattaacaataaagttGTATCATCTAaggaaatttttgaattaaagaattttcaaaatgtagATATAG GTGGTGAATTTAGaccaaaaaaatgttcttcGCTTTCAAAGACAGCCTTAATTGTACCATACAGAAATCGTccacaacaattaaaaatatttttaaattatatgcATTATTTTATGCAAGAACAGTGTATTACATATAGAATATTTATAGTCGATCAATTAGATTCTAAACCATTTAATCGAGCTAAGTTATTAAATATTGGAGCAGTGGAGGCtatgaaattgaatttttccTGTTTAATACTTCATGATGTTGATTTATTACCGATAAGTACAGGAAATCTTTATACTTGTACTCGTAAACCAAGACATATGAGTAGTTCTCTTGATGTATTtag ATATCATTTAACATATCCAGATTTATTTGGTGGAGTTGTAGGTATACTAAcagatcaatttaaaaaaattaatggaatgtctaatttatttgatggtTGGGGTGGAGAAGATGATGATTTTCATGC gaGATTAATTAAGTTTGATCTTGTTCCTTATAGATTTTCCCCAATTCTTAGCAGATATATTATGCTTAAACATCCCAAAGCTGAACCTAG TAAAGAAAGGTTTAACATGTTAAAAGATTCTGTGGACCGACAACCCATTGATGGCCtcaattctttaatttctaattatgTAATTGAACAAAAACAACTGTATACTCACATTCAGGTTAatgatgattaa
- the LOC111413377 gene encoding beta-1,4-N-acetylgalactosaminyltransferase bre-4 isoform X2, translated as MHYFMQEQCITYRIFIVDQLDSKPFNRAKLLNIGAVEAMKLNFSCLILHDVDLLPISTGNLYTCTRKPRHMSSSLDVFRYHLTYPDLFGGVVGILTDQFKKINGMSNLFDGWGGEDDDFHARLIKFDLVPYRFSPILSRYIMLKHPKAEPSKERFNMLKDSVDRQPIDGLNSLISNYVIEQKQLYTHIQVNDD; from the exons atgcATTATTTTATGCAAGAACAGTGTATTACATATAGAATATTTATAGTCGATCAATTAGATTCTAAACCATTTAATCGAGCTAAGTTATTAAATATTGGAGCAGTGGAGGCtatgaaattgaatttttccTGTTTAATACTTCATGATGTTGATTTATTACCGATAAGTACAGGAAATCTTTATACTTGTACTCGTAAACCAAGACATATGAGTAGTTCTCTTGATGTATTtag ATATCATTTAACATATCCAGATTTATTTGGTGGAGTTGTAGGTATACTAAcagatcaatttaaaaaaattaatggaatgtctaatttatttgatggtTGGGGTGGAGAAGATGATGATTTTCATGC gaGATTAATTAAGTTTGATCTTGTTCCTTATAGATTTTCCCCAATTCTTAGCAGATATATTATGCTTAAACATCCCAAAGCTGAACCTAG TAAAGAAAGGTTTAACATGTTAAAAGATTCTGTGGACCGACAACCCATTGATGGCCtcaattctttaatttctaattatgTAATTGAACAAAAACAACTGTATACTCACATTCAGGTTAatgatgattaa
- the LOC111413396 gene encoding protein transport protein Sec24C: protein MNPQYMPQQYGGPQNFQNRSQSAVSPQGFQNVPLGSPKPPVMGPSPNGPPLQGGHSTFPPSNQNVPISTRPNMPPNPSMGQIPPGQLPPGIPKATVLPQPGPQFSSGPPSLGTSSPGLPPLPGAPPSSGGSQLPPQKILNQEQSTHQNQMSSHQNQLPPPTNSQTQNGPAPSIFPPISNPSMINPPQPNQFNQSPKPNPSSTVNPNPFPPQQFGPLPTKPTPTEMQSQFNAPPSGPPAMSSRPPILDQQLNQQSPRPPGGNQFPNQNNLSNQMQNMNISGPQFDNGPPHIPPSGVNQNFMNGSQGKQPPMPSGYPPMMNQQRQQPINYPSGIGVQRQPPMPGQPPMPGQPPMHGQTPMHGQPPMHGQPPIPGQPPMPGQPPMSGQPPIPGQPPMPGQPPMHGQPPMHGQPPIHGQQSSMMGPQSPMMGQPPMMGQPPMMTQPPMMGQPPMMGQPPMMGQPPLPGQPPMSGQPPMPGMQSPSGPYPQSAYGQAQPQKRLDPDQMPSPIQVMQDDQKMRSGIFYTNQKGLVPPLITTNFEVQDQGNASPRYIRSTMYNIPVTQDLMKQTSVPFGLVISPMARTVGQEFPPPIVNFGELGPVRCTRCKAYMCPYMVFIDAGRRFQCSFCKATTDVPTEYFQHLDHTGQRTDRFERAELVLGTYELIATADYCRNNKLPKPPAIIFVIDVSYNNIKSGLVHMLCAQMKQILKNLPVDQGQEKSNVRVGFITYNSSVHFYNIKGSLAAPQMLVVGDVQDMFMPLLDGFLCTPEESEIVIDALMEQIPQMFGDTRETETILLPAILAGLEALKASECAGKLLVFHSTLPIAEAPGKLKNRDDRKLLGTDKERTVLAPQNQAYNQLGQDCVGAGCSVDLFLFNNAYIDLATIGQVSRLTGGEIFKYTYFQADIDGPRLIEDIITDISRPIAFDAIMRVRTSTGIRATDFYGHFFMSNTTDIELATIDCDKAVAVEVKHDDKLTEEDGVYIQVALLYTSCSGQRRLRVINLSLKTCSQMADLYRYCELDTIINFFGKQSVFKLLEHNPKAVKDNIVARAAQMLANYRKNCASPSGAGQLILPECMKLLPLYVNCLLKSDAMSGGSDITLDDRSFVMHIVMIMDIPTSVAYFYPRLIPLIDVKPNVDGIVDIPPPIRTTLEKVSDQGVYILENGIHMFMYIGLAANPEFLQQVFGVPTAVQVDVETCELPVLDNPLSISVRSIIDQIRVQRHRCMRLTLLRQREKLEPVFKHFLVEDRGADGSASYVDFLCHMHKEIRTLLS from the exons ATGAATCCGCAATATATGCCACAGCAGTATGGTGGGCCccaaaactttcaaaatagGTCACAATCTGCAGTTAGTCCTCAAGGATTTCAAAACGTCCCATTAGGATCACCAAAACCACCTGTAATGGGGCCTTCACCTAATGGGCCCCCTTTACAAGGTGGTCATTCCACATTTCCTCCTTCTAATCAAAACGTACCTATATCTACAAGACCGAATATGCCACCTAATCCAAGTATGGGACAAATTCCACCTGGTCAATTACCACCTGGAATTCCTAAAGCGACTGTTCTACCACAACCAGGTCCTCAATTTTCTTCag gGCCACCTTCATTGGGGACATCTTCACCTGGACTTCCACCTTTACCAGGTGCACCACCATCATCAGGAGGATCACAACTTCCTCcccaaaaaatattaaatcaggAACAATCCACTCATCAAAATCAGATGTCTAGCCATCAAAATCAGTTGCCACCCCCAACTAATTCACAGACTCAAAATGGTCCGGCACCAAGTATATTTCCTCCTATAAGTAATCCCTCAATGATTAATCCTCCTCAACCAAACCAATTTAATCAATCTCCAAAACCAAATCCGTCATCTACAGTAAATCCAAATCCGTTTCCACCACAACAATTTGGTCCATTACCGACAAAACCAACCCCAACTGAAATGCAAAGTCAGTTTAATGCACCTCCTAGCGGTCCTCCTGCTATGAGTAGTAGACCTCCTATACTTGATCAACAACTTAATCAGCAATCCCCGAGGCCACCTGGTGGTAATCAATTCccaaatcaaaacaatttatcAAATCAGATGCAAAATATGAACATTAGTGGGCCACAATTTGATAATGGTCCTCCACATATACCACCATCTGGAGTTAaccaaaattttatgaacggCTCCCAAGGAAAACAACCTCCAATGCCAAGCGGATATCCACCTATGATGAATCAACAAAGACAACAACCTATAAATTATCCCAGTGGGATAGGAGTTCAGAGGCAACCTCCAATGCCTGGACAACCTCCAATGCCTGGACAACCTCCAATGCATGGACAAACTCCAATGCATGGACAACCACCAATGCATGGACAACCACCAATCCCTGGACAACCACCAATGCCTGGACAACCACCAATGTCTGGACAACCACCAATACCTGGACAACCACCAATGCCTGGACAACCACCGATGCATGGACAACCGCCAATGCATGGACAACCACCAATTCATGGACAACAATCATCAATGATGGGGCCACAGTCACCAATGATGGGACAACCTCCTATGATGGGACAACCTCCTATGATGACACAACCTCCTATGATGGGACAACCTCCTATGATGGGTCAACCTCCTATGATGGGACAACCACCCTTGCCTGGACAGCCACCTATGTCAGGGCAACCCCCAATGCCTGGTATGCAATCACCAAGTGGACCTTATCCCCAGTCAGCTTATGGACAAGCTCAACCACAAAAAAGGTTGGATCCTGATCAAATGCCAAGTCCA attcAAGTAATGCAGGATGATCAGAAAATGCGATCAGGAATATTTTATACCAATCAAAAAGGATTAGTACCGCCATTAATCACCACAAATTTTGAGGTTCAAGATCAAGGAAACGCAAGTCCAAGATACATCAGATCTACTATGTATAATATTCCAGTAACACAG GATTTAATGAAACAAACTTCAGTACCTTTTGGTTTGGTAATAAGTCCAATGGCAAGAACGGTTGGTCAAGAATTTCCACCCCCAATAGTAAATTTCGGCGAATTAGGTCCGGTACGTTGTACAAGATGTAAAGCATACATGTGTCCTTACATGGTATTTATCGATGCTGGAAGACGGTTTCAATGTTCGTTCTGCAAAGCAACCACAGATGTTCCAACTGAATATTTTCAACATCTCGATCACACCGGACAAAGAACCGATCGATTTGAAAGAGCCGAGCTCGTTCTTGGAACATATGAATTAATCGCAACAGCTGATTattgtagaaataataaattaccaAAACCGCCAgcgattatttttgttatcgatgtttcttataataatataaaatcggGATTGGTTCATATGTTATGCGctcaaatgaaacaaattcttaaaaatttaccaGTCGATCAAGGTCAAGAAAAAAGCAATGTTCGAGTTGGATTTATAACCTATAATAGCAGcgtacatttttataatatcaaaGGATCTTTAGCTGCCCCACAAATGTTAGTTGTCGGCGATGTTCAAGATATGTTTATGCCGTTATTAGATGGATTTTTATGCACCCCGGAAGAGTCCGAAatcgttattgatgcattaatGGAGCAAATTCCACAAATGTTTGGCGATACCCGAGAAAcggaaacaattttattaccGGCCATTTTGGCGGGATTAGAAGCTTTGAAAGCTTCTGAATGCGCTGGGAAATTGTTGGTTTTCCATTCGACTCTTCCCATTGCTGAGGCTCcaggtaaattaaaaaatcgggATGATAGGAAATTATTAGGCACAGATAAAGAAAGGACCGTTTTGGCACCGCAAAATCAAGCTTATAATCAACTAGGACAAGATTGTGTTGGGGCTGGATGTTCAGTAGATTTGTTCCTGTTTAATAATGCTTACATTGACCTCGCGACTATTGGACAAGTTTCAAGATTAACTGGTGGTGAAATATTCAAGTATACTTATTTCCAA gCTGATATTGATGGTCCACGATTAATAGAAGATATCATAACAGATATAAGCAGACCCATAGCATTTGATGCAATTATGAGAGTGCGCACATCAACAGGTATCAGAGCAACAGACTTTTATGGTCATTTCTTCATGTCAAATACAACAGATATAGAATTAGCAACGATAg atTGCGATAAAGCAGTAGCAGTTGAAGTAAAACACGATGACAAACTGACAGAAGAAGATGGCGTTTATATTCAAGTTGCTTTATTGTATACTTCATGTTCGGGACAACGAAGGCTCAgagttattaatttatcattgAAAACATGTTCCCAAATGGCTGATTTGTATCGATATTGCGAATTGGACAcgattattaatttctttgggAAACAGTCTGTTTTCAAATTGTTGGAGCACAATCCGAAAGCCGTCAAAGATAATATCGTTGCAAGAGCTGCGCAAATGTTAGCTAATTATCGAAAGAATTGTGCCAGTCCAAGCGGAGCTGGGCAGCTTATACTACCTGAATGCATGAAATTATTACCCTTATATGTCAATTGTTTACTTAAAAGTGATGCAATGTCTGGAG GTTCAGATATAACATTGGATGATAGATCATTTGTAATGCATATCGTAATGATAATGGATATTCCCACTTCGGTGGCCTACTTTTATCCAAGACTTATTCCGCTTATCGATGTAAAACCAAACGTCGATGGAATCGTGGATATCCCACCACCAATCCGAACAACTCTAGAAAAAGTATCTGATCAAGGAGTTTATATTTTAGAGAATGGTATTCATATGTTTATGTATATCGGATTAGCAGCGAATCCAGAATTTTTACAACAAGTCTTTGGTGTTCCAACTGCCGTTCAAGTAGATGTGGAAACATGCGAATTACCCGTACTGGATAATCCATTATCAATTAGTGTTAGGTCAATCATCGATCAAATTAGGGTGCAAAGACACAGATGTATGAGA